A single region of the Anticarsia gemmatalis isolate Benzon Research Colony breed Stoneville strain chromosome 11, ilAntGemm2 primary, whole genome shotgun sequence genome encodes:
- the LOC142976438 gene encoding uncharacterized protein LOC142976438, whose protein sequence is MFVNGELVITSKLENINLNIEKSNMQPKADRPPVCPKGQLPQLHLTPSGGGQKRGDGTQQGANNPWLLKPQHDIPPTPPPQADPQPLEFFPQRIG, encoded by the exons ATGTTTGTAAACGGTGAACTAGTGATCACGTCTAAATTGGAAAATATCAACTTAAACATTGAAA aAAGCAATATGCAGCCGAAAGCCGATAGACCTCCAGTATGCCCTAAGGGTCAACTGCCGCAACTGCACTTGACACCGTCCGGCGGTGGGCAGAAGCGAGGCGATGGCACACAACAAGGCGCTAATAATCCCTGGCTACTGAAGCCTCAGCACGACATCCCGCCCACTCCGCCGCCACAAGCCGACCCACAACCCCTTGAATTCTTCCCGCAAAGAATAGGGTAG
- the Mlc1 gene encoding myosin light chain alkali, with product MSDLSKNDIERATFAFSIYDFEGAGKVDAFNLGDILRALNSNPTMATIEKLGGTKKKGEKQLTIEEFLPIYAQAKKDKDQGCYEDFLECLKLYDKAENGLMLGAELTHTLLALGEKLEDNQVAEVTKDCMDPEDDDGMIPYAPFLKKVMA from the exons ATG AGCGACCTCAGCAAGAACGACATTGAAA GGGCAACCTTCGCCTTCTCCATCTACGACTTTGAGGGCGCCGGCAAAGTCGATGCCTTCAACCTCGGAGACATCCTCAGGGCTCTTAACTCCAACCCCACAATGGCGACCATTGAGAAGCTCGGTGGCACCAAGAAGAAGGGCGAGAAACAGCTCACC ATCGAAGAGTTCCTTCCCATCTACGCCCAAGCAAAGAAAGACAAAGACCAGGGATGCTATGAGGACTTCCTGGAATGTCTGAAACTGTACGACAAGGCCGAGAACGGTCTGATGCTTGGTGCTGAGCTTACACACACTCTCCTCGCGTTAG gtGAGAAACTGGAAGATAACCAGGTCGCTGAAGTCACAAAGGACTGCATGGACCCCGAAGATGATGATGGCATGATCCCCTATGCGC CATTCCTGAAGAAGGTGATGGCGTAG
- the LOC142976436 gene encoding uncharacterized protein LOC142976436: protein MKMTNKEDGDGDPSCNPRLAAFLAVHLVRQILDDAYVIANSASESGQPWRHQCMLKNAKSDDEDASSKAESDIVNENKIELIANVVATSTPQKVTGELLKCRSATSFIGQGDEDPEMRQNELAKSTSMFINHLFDMSEVETVTVRDDPEIVQNNSEANEQLTQAMTMIMDSYINTAMGIASKVPPQSVDGGTSAERSSETEYSFLSDAFAADFGTDIAFTSLPGVDDAIASSHYEASHIVPAVQIIEISDENIEECMKRNDVTRFENAYLTLNRDYEQCSEDDGNVILDDPKGMTLQEVELLTANTSDDELSAHDETELHVKCEKSKELTAISAVSAVSKKSLVSRCRSQGARLLSCLRGWWRRRTPGKRKEHQHRIQGAVHGLCPLSPDARRRAASLLDQRLLRSPSPSRAVVWKFNTVNEALVKSSRWKDYTFDAKPDDCEQN, encoded by the exons atgaaaatGACAAACAAGGaag ATGGAGATGGGGACCCTTCATGCAATCCGCGCTTGGCCGCCTTTCTGGCCGTTCATCTTGTCAGGCAAATATTGGACGATGCCTATGTCATAGCGAACTCAGCATCGGAATCTG GTCAGCCATGGCGTCACCAGTGCATGCTGAAAAATGCTAAATCTGATGATGAAGATGCATCGTCTAAGGCAGAGAGCGACATCGTGAATGAAAATAAGATAGAGTTGATTGCCAATGTGGTTGCTACATCGACGCCGCAAAAAGTCACAG GCGAACTTCTCAAATGTCGTTCAGCAACAAGTTTTATTGGTCAGGGTGATGAGGACCCAGAAATG CGGCAGAACGAGTTAGCTAAATCGACATCGATGTTCATCAATCATCTTTTCGACATGAGCGAAGTTGAGACAGTAACTGTGCGCGATGACCCTGAGATCGTTCAAAATAATTCAGAGGCTAATGAGCAGCTCACTCAAGCGATGACAATGATAATGGACTCGTATATCAATACTGCTATGGGTATTGCTTCGAAAGTACCACCACAATCGGTTGATGGTGGTACATCTGCTGAAAGGTCATCAGAAACAGAATATTCATTTCTAAGTGATGCGTTCGCAGCAGATTTTGGTACAGATATTGCATTTACATCGTTACCGGGTGTTGATGATGCTATTGCCAGTAGCCACTATGAAGCTTCCCACATTGTGCCGGCTGTACAAATAATAGAG ATAAGTGATGAAAATATTGAGGAATGCATGAAAAGGAACGACGTGACTCGATTCGAAAATGCATATCTCACTCTAAACC GTGATTACGAACAGTGTTCCGAAGATGACGGTAACGTAATATTAGATGATCCTAAAGGTATGACCCTTCAAGAAGTGGAGTTATTGACGGCAAATACTTCTGATGACGAACTATCTGCTCATGATGAAACTGAATTACATGTAAAATGT GAGAAATCAAAGGAGTTGACGGCGATATCCGCAGTATCTGCCGTTTCAAAGAAGAGTTTAGTTAGTCGGTGCCGCTCTCAGGGTGCTAGACTTTTGTCCTGTTTGAGAGGCTGGTGGCGTCGCCGAACACCGGGGAAACGTAAG GAACACCAACATCGCATTCAGGGCGCGGTTCATGGACTATGCCCTTTGTCACCGGATGCAAGACGTCGTGCGGCCAGTCTCCTCGACCAACGACTTTTACGATCACCCTCTCCTTCCCGAGCTGTCGTATGGAAGTTCAACACTGTCAACGAAGCCCTCGTTAAATCCTCACGCTGGAAGGACTACACGTTTGATGCTAAACCAGACGACTGTGAACAAAACTAA